One stretch of Paenibacillus sp. FSL R5-0341 DNA includes these proteins:
- a CDS encoding DEAD/DEAH box helicase: protein MANFEQLGIRPEWCEILKHQGIAVPTPVQERSIPVLLGGRDIIAEAQTGTGKTLAFLLPIIQKINVSDRSPQALIIAPTRELALQITEEAKKLTANDDKLHVLAVYGGQDVDKQLRKLQNGTQIVIGTPGRLLDHLRRGTLKLDNVKKLVLDEADQMLHMGFLDDVETILSELPHKRQTMLFSATMPKGIRNLAKTYMKDPEDVKVSSQSVIPIKQIRQQVLECTDRGKLEALRGMIDTYRPYLAIIFCRTKRRASKLNQDLREAGYASDELHGDLSQSKRENVMKAFRDAKLQVLVATDVAARGLDVEGVTHVFNYDMPHDAESYIHRIGRTGRAGGTGLAVTFATEHDRPELARIEQGIDQKLSRIQWTSEGPIASTGAARRSINSQGDDERSGGRSSGTGSARRGAGRNDRRDGGRGGRGSRGGEGGRSEGGRSGGRSGGRSSDSSRGAAGQGGRGAGRSGDERSAGRGSARSSDSSRGAASSGWAGRSADKRTSGRSSEGSRRPESAGRGPAKGDRRDSRRGR, encoded by the coding sequence TTGGCAAACTTTGAACAACTGGGCATTCGCCCGGAATGGTGCGAGATCCTGAAACATCAGGGCATCGCCGTGCCGACTCCGGTACAGGAGCGTTCGATTCCGGTACTGCTGGGTGGACGTGATATTATCGCTGAGGCACAGACAGGAACAGGGAAAACGCTAGCTTTTTTGCTGCCGATTATTCAGAAAATTAACGTATCCGACCGCTCCCCGCAAGCGCTGATTATCGCGCCTACGCGTGAGCTTGCGCTGCAAATTACGGAAGAAGCGAAGAAGCTCACGGCAAACGACGATAAGCTTCACGTGCTTGCAGTATACGGCGGGCAGGATGTGGACAAGCAGCTGCGTAAATTGCAGAACGGCACCCAGATCGTTATTGGTACACCAGGGCGTCTTCTGGATCACCTGCGTCGGGGCACGTTGAAGCTTGATAATGTGAAAAAACTGGTGTTGGATGAAGCCGACCAAATGCTGCACATGGGCTTCCTGGACGATGTGGAGACGATTCTTAGCGAGCTGCCACATAAACGTCAGACAATGCTGTTCTCAGCAACGATGCCGAAGGGTATTCGCAATCTCGCGAAGACTTACATGAAAGATCCGGAAGATGTAAAAGTATCTTCCCAATCTGTTATCCCGATCAAGCAGATTCGCCAGCAAGTGCTAGAGTGCACGGATCGCGGTAAGCTCGAGGCGCTTCGCGGCATGATTGATACGTATCGCCCATACTTGGCGATCATTTTCTGCCGGACCAAGCGTCGTGCATCCAAGCTGAACCAAGATCTGCGTGAAGCAGGTTATGCAAGTGATGAACTTCATGGAGATCTGTCCCAGTCCAAGCGTGAGAACGTAATGAAAGCGTTCCGTGATGCCAAACTGCAAGTGCTCGTTGCTACAGATGTAGCTGCACGTGGACTTGATGTTGAAGGCGTAACGCATGTATTCAACTACGATATGCCGCATGATGCGGAAAGTTATATTCACCGGATCGGTCGTACGGGCCGTGCTGGCGGTACAGGTCTTGCTGTGACGTTTGCAACAGAGCACGACAGACCAGAGCTTGCACGTATTGAACAAGGGATCGACCAGAAGCTGTCCCGTATCCAGTGGACGAGCGAAGGTCCAATTGCTTCGACTGGAGCAGCTAGACGTTCCATCAACAGTCAGGGGGATGACGAACGTTCAGGCGGACGTTCTTCCGGAACAGGAAGTGCCCGTCGCGGTGCAGGCCGTAACGATCGCAGAGATGGCGGACGTGGGGGGCGTGGTTCCCGCGGTGGCGAAGGTGGCCGCAGTGAAGGCGGACGCAGTGGTGGTCGTAGCGGTGGCCGCAGCAGCGACAGCAGTCGTGGTGCAGCGGGTCAAGGTGGCCGCGGTGCAGGTCGCAGTGGCGACGAGCGCAGCGCAGGCCGTGGTTCTGCACGCAGCAGCGACAGCAGTCGCGGTGCAGCTAGCAGCGGCTGGGCTGGCCGTAGTGCCGACAAGCGCACCTCCGGGCGCAGTAGCGAAGGCTCTCGCCGTCCGGAATCCGCAGGACGCGGACCGGCGAAGGGCGACCGTCGCGATTCACGTCGCGGACGGTAA
- a CDS encoding transcription initiation factor TFIID: MVAGMEFNSNNTLKRDLEKYAAQYAIEQERQGSLGDGRSSIHYPALFLFVGDLVAPAVSAVQEINRLKWDNGDGVVYVQIGTEDQEAGPGKTRNDGSSDDGQVTLHRLPLSAGQTERPSKTRRKDVHRSFHESDQALFDLNRTLRRVSNRIAEYGRLYSSFDRIYVTVVTRADDPLNVLLPELTKLTETILSQAFKSVQTDLHVLVSEMEQVDSFGYASAAGLAFLRELDYMQSLDYTFSGKLLVTEDGISIPVTHPASPLFDLVYLLSDKNERGTGVPGGWIENAEIICRICLLKNRKQDVDHSGSVSSTGANTYNNTSFKNNIRTTSDQHGYASAGFAEIRRPNKPIALAVLYHMYRYLLARMRQEPDWSIKDKLAFFGLDAASVERKVEGLLPDEDLVSGMSGIMTHNVSFSDLKPLSLREAERALFGQGAEAYFRDNVVRLVEERVRERSSGGSLRRQAEQSRAEHPEVGYFQWAAWSDSEPGSVREALLGLIRDKSMQLESARALLEQRQQERVEDQSFKRALFRDKQNVRNLIDCMLERLYVPKVELLRLENELHLLRIYDTEMEELHRFSRHVTEALESLERTLRETAVQSIAAADEYIGQNVMEYYGKVTEELIIDLEAKRGRDVWFEDRYMGDMNRLATEGDDRLLKRLMEVCHSLLLTAEPLRLPFEEELLQRANVTIAYGDKDVLTRDDLFRRLYHTLEDQAVVRVRVFDYTQEHRYEEKYFFGDHHSAFMDYAARAEETSRIYKLGVVYEERSSGVEKLNLMGGFHLEDLMVYRNGKVYYDSYTENGYELHPAGLVEKLSPIR, encoded by the coding sequence ATGGTGGCCGGGATGGAGTTCAATTCGAACAATACCCTGAAGCGTGATCTGGAGAAGTATGCAGCACAGTATGCAATCGAGCAGGAACGTCAAGGCAGCCTGGGTGATGGACGCAGCAGTATCCATTACCCGGCTTTGTTCCTTTTCGTGGGTGATCTGGTTGCACCTGCTGTGTCTGCCGTGCAGGAGATCAATCGGCTGAAGTGGGATAACGGAGACGGTGTGGTTTACGTTCAGATCGGGACAGAAGATCAGGAAGCGGGTCCGGGTAAAACGAGAAATGATGGCTCGTCCGATGATGGACAGGTGACTCTTCACCGCTTGCCTTTGTCCGCTGGGCAGACGGAGCGACCGTCCAAAACACGGCGCAAGGATGTCCACCGCAGTTTCCATGAATCGGATCAGGCGCTCTTTGACCTGAATCGTACGCTTCGGCGGGTTAGTAACCGAATTGCCGAATATGGACGGCTGTACTCGTCATTTGATCGGATTTACGTTACGGTGGTAACCAGAGCGGATGATCCGTTGAATGTATTATTGCCAGAGCTCACCAAGCTGACGGAGACCATTTTGTCCCAAGCCTTCAAGTCCGTGCAGACGGATCTGCATGTGTTGGTCAGCGAGATGGAGCAGGTGGACTCCTTCGGATATGCCAGCGCAGCAGGCCTTGCTTTTCTGCGGGAACTGGATTATATGCAGTCGCTGGACTACACGTTCAGCGGTAAACTGCTGGTGACGGAGGATGGGATCTCCATTCCGGTTACACATCCCGCTTCCCCGTTGTTTGATCTTGTATATCTCTTGTCCGACAAAAATGAGCGTGGAACCGGCGTTCCCGGTGGCTGGATCGAAAATGCCGAGATCATCTGCCGCATCTGCCTGCTGAAGAACAGGAAGCAGGATGTAGATCACTCGGGTAGCGTTTCAAGTACGGGAGCGAACACGTACAACAATACATCTTTTAAAAACAACATTCGTACCACCTCTGATCAGCATGGTTATGCAAGTGCGGGTTTTGCCGAGATCAGGCGGCCAAACAAGCCGATTGCACTGGCGGTGTTATATCACATGTATCGGTATCTGCTCGCACGCATGCGGCAGGAGCCGGACTGGAGTATTAAGGACAAGCTCGCTTTCTTTGGACTGGACGCGGCCTCGGTGGAACGCAAAGTTGAAGGCCTGCTGCCCGATGAAGATCTGGTTAGTGGCATGAGTGGCATCATGACGCATAACGTCAGTTTTTCCGATCTGAAGCCGCTCTCACTTCGTGAAGCGGAGAGAGCGTTGTTTGGACAAGGAGCTGAAGCGTACTTCCGCGATAACGTTGTCCGTCTTGTGGAAGAGCGTGTGCGCGAGCGCAGCTCTGGCGGCTCTCTGCGCCGTCAGGCCGAACAATCCCGCGCGGAGCATCCAGAGGTTGGTTACTTCCAGTGGGCTGCCTGGAGTGACAGTGAGCCTGGCAGTGTACGTGAAGCGCTGCTCGGACTGATTCGGGATAAATCGATGCAGCTTGAATCCGCGCGTGCTCTGCTGGAGCAACGTCAGCAAGAGCGCGTAGAAGATCAGTCGTTCAAACGGGCTTTGTTCCGTGATAAGCAGAATGTACGCAATCTGATTGACTGTATGCTGGAGCGATTGTATGTACCGAAAGTGGAATTACTGCGACTGGAAAATGAGTTACATCTGCTGCGTATCTACGATACGGAGATGGAAGAGCTTCACCGTTTCAGTCGCCACGTAACAGAAGCACTTGAATCGCTGGAACGCACACTGCGAGAAACGGCTGTCCAAAGTATCGCTGCTGCGGATGAATACATCGGCCAGAACGTGATGGAGTACTACGGCAAAGTGACAGAAGAGCTAATCATCGACCTGGAAGCCAAACGCGGACGGGATGTATGGTTTGAGGACCGTTACATGGGAGACATGAACCGGCTCGCCACAGAAGGCGATGATCGTCTGCTGAAACGGCTGATGGAGGTATGTCACTCGTTGCTGCTTACGGCCGAGCCGTTGCGATTGCCATTTGAAGAAGAGCTGTTGCAGCGGGCCAATGTAACGATTGCCTACGGAGACAAAGACGTATTGACCCGGGATGATCTGTTCCGCAGGTTATACCACACGCTGGAGGATCAGGCGGTTGTTCGAGTACGGGTATTCGATTATACGCAGGAACATCGGTATGAAGAGAAGTATTTCTTTGGTGACCATCATAGTGCTTTCATGGACTACGCGGCACGTGCCGAAGAGACGTCACGCATCTACAAGCTGGGTGTGGTGTACGAAGAACGTAGCAGTGGTGTGGAGAAGCTGAATCTGATGGGAGGTTTCCATCTGGAGGATCTCATGGTGTATCGGAACGGCAAAGTATATTATGACTCGTACACGGAGAATGGCTATGAACTTCACCCCGCAGGTCTTGTGGAGAAGTTGTCACCCATCCGTTAA
- a CDS encoding vWA domain-containing protein: MQRKINLLLVLFSLIGGAVGFAAGEIMLRQWLGEMPRLLLMGLYFGVLALSVGLFCLIAEMISPKLNGASWKLRYLGLSWKLLVPATLALLFVVGLALQLLYQINPGGVKQVKDIVLMIDNSGSMSETDPDNGRFEAAKTLISQMESDKQVAVITFDDQPHLLQPFIALDSEAAKNEVYSKIDGIVTTSGGTNFDAVLREGMEQIQGKDDPKRGTVVILLSDGFSEADTADILSQYTNEQISINTVGLSLVDPSGTDLLRNIAQQTGGMYYDVPDSGGLNLAFQQIYDTIDERTLVTERTGMMEHSVYLAIFRVAAVLLIGVALGVSLGLVFDNRHLALSFGIGGAVSGLLAGLLLEWGLDGSNVGDTFVRLGAMLILSGVLTLFSWIVPIKENTPRKSRGRREAGGGTSSAEGFGQRPRDTRSKGF, encoded by the coding sequence ATGCAGCGAAAAATTAATCTTCTCCTGGTCCTGTTCAGCCTGATTGGCGGAGCAGTCGGCTTTGCGGCAGGAGAAATCATGCTGCGTCAATGGCTTGGGGAGATGCCGCGTCTATTGCTGATGGGATTATACTTTGGCGTACTGGCGCTGAGCGTTGGATTGTTCTGTTTGATCGCAGAGATGATCTCACCCAAGCTGAATGGCGCTTCATGGAAGCTCCGGTATTTGGGACTGTCGTGGAAATTGCTTGTTCCGGCAACACTCGCTCTGTTGTTTGTTGTTGGACTCGCCCTGCAATTGCTGTATCAAATCAATCCGGGCGGTGTGAAGCAAGTGAAGGACATCGTACTCATGATCGATAACTCGGGCAGCATGAGCGAGACAGATCCGGATAACGGACGCTTTGAAGCAGCCAAGACACTGATCAGCCAAATGGAGAGTGACAAACAGGTAGCTGTCATTACATTTGATGACCAACCGCACTTGTTACAGCCGTTTATTGCGCTCGATAGTGAAGCGGCCAAAAATGAGGTTTATAGCAAAATCGATGGCATTGTTACAACTTCGGGCGGCACCAATTTTGATGCCGTGTTGCGGGAAGGCATGGAACAGATTCAGGGCAAAGACGACCCGAAACGCGGTACCGTCGTCATCTTGTTATCCGATGGCTTCAGTGAAGCGGATACGGCCGATATTTTGTCCCAATATACCAATGAACAGATATCGATCAATACGGTCGGCCTCAGCCTGGTGGACCCATCAGGTACGGATCTGCTGCGTAATATTGCCCAGCAAACGGGTGGCATGTACTATGATGTACCGGATTCCGGTGGTCTGAATCTGGCATTCCAGCAGATTTACGATACGATTGATGAACGGACGCTGGTGACGGAGCGTACAGGAATGATGGAGCATAGCGTTTATCTGGCGATTTTCCGTGTAGCAGCCGTGTTACTGATTGGCGTGGCGCTGGGTGTATCACTCGGACTCGTGTTTGATAACCGTCATCTCGCACTCAGCTTCGGTATTGGTGGTGCGGTATCGGGTCTACTGGCAGGGCTTCTGCTGGAATGGGGTCTCGACGGTTCTAACGTGGGTGATACATTCGTACGATTGGGTGCGATGCTCATTTTGTCTGGCGTACTGACCCTCTTCTCCTGGATTGTTCCGATTAAGGAGAACACGCCGCGGAAGAGCCGAGGTCGTCGTGAAGCTGGCGGCGGAACTTCTTCTGCCGAAGGGTTTGGTCAGAGACCAAGAGATACACGCAGCAAAGGATTCTAA
- a CDS encoding tubulin-like doman-containing protein: MKPIVREHIQQLDVSLGGGIVSEKIRVDTIDNPILIIGLGGTGIDALLRLKYQINRRFKLPQDPVSKKKMDKPDNVEFLAFETNEQDRAKKYKGIGLDPINEFVLLSNAEIGGLLQNRSVLEPYITDWLSPELSITDGMNGAAGVRQAGRLLLFTKINQVVQAIDKKIKTLSVGTNKKLMVFLLTGLSGGTGSGCFLDISYIVRGIIERDHGSAGIDRVNTLGYLFTPDVNLSNKSLSEHTREYIRKNGYAALKELDYWMNVDSRGERFTQKYGNILTVNSPLPPFNLCHLISATNTEGKLLENAYDYCMNVTAENITNFMASEEKQSGEEFAIHDYISNIRTNIAQMNKVYPANYDYNIIGASSAVLPIEEMTTYLAYRMFDKMNTMFSKAPNQEDTEKFARKLGIDLESVVKSFEARVPEPLPGYQNSERLSYGNVVKSQVVNMDTELEQNFLARAREEYIKAKKQLPGEIAGQFTEQIRRMFLHPEQGPFYVSRLIYTEKGFCVLKMIQSYIETLRENAFRIPRDIEAAQEQSEEKLGDAKSAFVSKEKKKNAYIEAKIHEYWLHADVERNDQMIEFYEDLYELLNQENSRIYNVFTETLNALSSIFAKNGDLLTRGEEQADHKGNKTYYWNVVSVPDIVSVVDGLLDKRDTDDLIRDFSRELLENSSQWVKENEIDIVSSISDFLSEKFGDLITRSMEDFLVIKYGQDESVEKFVERFIAGKLDDEAVPVFNLSNSTGSLHFPSWGFVSVPAQAPGILKGIRNYQNNAVGKSHFTVKESEVRNRIFWLNTRNGVPLFVYTPLKVYEESYERTILDKEGIGRHLVQTEKNNWTYLPSPIPEKSWGDVYENARVKQYNARVRNEFEQALGYSIVTAKSIDENTSNRYAIVTTEAFDLSAKLGAYDMRLTSTTPNLGEVKRAVIELKRLQSEGLPRVGVKDIFGSINEDMAKENLVRSPQLIARVREELAKMNAISAKVAELEGILAQYQDEEQWYDRFIEALYTDTIVKKGALYVYDRDPEEDAWEPFANLMKSRNFAEYEVFGNFRGLAEKDRSTLLRKASRRDNDLTASEDITPLLTKLDDLAALFMESRDRLEYERVELANGEDIYQFYRTMSSKLNDIRRRLK; the protein is encoded by the coding sequence ATGAAACCGATTGTTAGAGAACATATTCAGCAACTGGATGTATCACTTGGCGGAGGTATTGTCAGTGAGAAGATCAGAGTTGATACGATTGATAACCCCATTCTGATTATTGGTCTGGGGGGAACAGGAATTGATGCGCTGCTGCGCCTTAAATATCAGATTAACCGTCGTTTCAAGCTGCCACAGGACCCGGTATCCAAGAAAAAAATGGACAAGCCGGATAATGTGGAGTTTCTGGCTTTTGAGACGAACGAACAGGATCGTGCCAAAAAGTATAAAGGAATCGGACTCGATCCGATTAATGAATTCGTGCTGCTGTCCAATGCCGAGATCGGCGGACTTCTTCAAAACCGCAGCGTGCTGGAGCCTTACATTACGGACTGGCTATCTCCGGAACTGAGCATCACGGACGGTATGAACGGCGCCGCAGGGGTGCGTCAGGCTGGACGTTTGCTGCTGTTCACGAAGATTAATCAGGTCGTACAGGCCATCGACAAAAAGATCAAAACCTTATCCGTAGGCACTAACAAAAAACTGATGGTGTTCCTGCTGACAGGTCTGTCCGGCGGTACAGGCAGCGGCTGTTTCCTCGATATTTCCTATATCGTACGCGGCATTATCGAACGTGATCACGGCTCAGCCGGGATTGACCGCGTCAATACGCTGGGATATCTGTTCACGCCAGACGTGAACCTGTCCAACAAAAGCTTGAGCGAACACACGCGTGAATACATTCGCAAGAACGGATATGCAGCGCTCAAAGAGCTGGACTACTGGATGAACGTGGATAGCCGCGGTGAGCGATTTACACAGAAGTACGGCAATATTTTAACCGTCAACTCACCACTGCCACCATTTAACCTGTGTCACCTGATCTCTGCGACGAATACCGAAGGCAAATTGCTAGAGAACGCCTACGACTACTGCATGAATGTCACTGCCGAGAACATTACCAACTTCATGGCAAGTGAGGAGAAGCAGTCGGGTGAGGAGTTTGCGATCCATGACTATATCAGCAACATTCGCACCAACATCGCACAGATGAACAAGGTGTACCCGGCGAACTATGATTACAACATCATCGGTGCATCTTCGGCTGTCCTGCCGATTGAAGAGATGACCACCTATCTGGCGTATCGCATGTTCGACAAAATGAACACCATGTTCTCCAAAGCACCGAACCAGGAGGATACCGAGAAGTTTGCCCGCAAGCTGGGCATTGATCTCGAAAGTGTGGTCAAGTCTTTTGAAGCGCGCGTGCCAGAGCCGCTACCTGGTTATCAGAACAGCGAGCGTTTATCCTATGGCAACGTGGTGAAATCACAGGTTGTGAATATGGATACCGAACTGGAGCAGAACTTCCTGGCTCGTGCTCGTGAAGAATATATCAAGGCGAAGAAACAACTGCCGGGCGAGATTGCCGGTCAGTTCACCGAACAGATCCGGCGTATGTTTTTGCATCCCGAACAAGGTCCGTTCTATGTATCCCGTCTGATTTATACGGAAAAAGGCTTCTGTGTACTGAAGATGATCCAGTCGTACATCGAAACGTTGCGTGAGAATGCCTTCCGCATTCCGCGTGATATTGAAGCAGCTCAGGAGCAGTCCGAAGAGAAGCTGGGCGATGCGAAGAGTGCTTTTGTCTCCAAAGAGAAGAAAAAGAATGCTTATATTGAAGCAAAAATTCATGAGTACTGGCTGCACGCCGACGTGGAACGCAACGATCAGATGATCGAGTTCTATGAAGATCTGTATGAGTTGCTGAACCAGGAAAACAGCCGCATTTATAACGTATTTACCGAAACGCTGAACGCTCTTAGCTCGATATTCGCCAAGAATGGTGACCTGCTGACACGCGGCGAGGAACAAGCCGATCACAAAGGCAACAAAACATATTACTGGAACGTTGTAAGTGTACCGGATATCGTCAGTGTGGTGGACGGGCTGCTGGATAAGCGTGATACAGATGATCTGATTCGTGACTTCTCCCGTGAATTGCTGGAAAACTCCAGCCAGTGGGTGAAAGAGAACGAGATTGATATCGTCAGCTCCATCTCCGACTTCCTGAGTGAGAAATTTGGTGATTTGATTACGCGTTCCATGGAAGATTTCCTGGTGATCAAATACGGTCAGGATGAGTCGGTTGAGAAGTTCGTGGAACGTTTCATTGCCGGCAAGCTGGATGATGAAGCCGTTCCGGTGTTCAATCTGAGCAACAGTACGGGCAGTCTGCATTTCCCTTCATGGGGATTTGTATCGGTACCGGCACAGGCGCCAGGCATCTTGAAAGGGATTCGCAATTATCAGAACAATGCGGTAGGCAAGTCTCATTTTACCGTAAAGGAAAGTGAAGTGCGTAACCGGATATTCTGGCTGAACACCCGCAACGGGGTACCACTCTTTGTCTATACACCGCTCAAAGTATATGAGGAAAGTTATGAACGTACCATTTTGGACAAAGAAGGCATTGGTCGTCACTTAGTGCAAACGGAGAAAAACAACTGGACCTATCTGCCGTCTCCGATTCCAGAGAAATCATGGGGAGATGTGTACGAGAATGCCCGCGTGAAGCAGTATAATGCCCGTGTGCGTAACGAATTCGAGCAGGCGCTCGGATACAGCATTGTGACAGCCAAATCCATTGATGAGAATACAAGCAATCGGTATGCGATTGTGACAACAGAAGCGTTTGACTTGTCTGCCAAACTGGGAGCCTACGACATGCGTCTGACGTCCACAACGCCGAACCTCGGAGAAGTGAAGCGGGCCGTGATTGAGCTGAAACGTCTGCAATCCGAAGGGTTGCCGCGTGTAGGCGTTAAGGATATTTTCGGCAGTATTAATGAAGATATGGCCAAAGAAAACCTGGTACGCTCCCCGCAGCTGATCGCACGTGTACGTGAGGAACTGGCGAAGATGAATGCCATCTCTGCCAAAGTCGCCGAACTGGAAGGCATTCTCGCCCAGTACCAGGACGAAGAGCAATGGTATGACCGCTTCATCGAAGCACTATATACCGACACCATCGTCAAAAAAGGTGCACTCTACGTTTATGACCGTGACCCGGAAGAAGACGCATGGGAGCCGTTCGCGAACCTGATGAAGAGCCGTAACTTTGCCGAGTATGAAGTGTTTGGCAACTTCCGCGGTCTGGCGGAGAAGGATCGCAGTACATTGCTGCGCAAAGCCTCCCGCCGCGATAACGATCTTACAGCTTCTGAGGATATCACCCCACTGCTGACAAAGCTTGATGATCTGGCCGCGCTGTTCATGGAATCGCGTGATCGTCTCGAATACGAGCGGGTAGAGCTGGCTAACGGAGAAGACATCTATCAGTTCTACAGAACGATGTCTTCCAAGCTGAACGACATTCGCAGAAGGCTGAAGTAA
- a CDS encoding VWA domain-containing protein, producing MLRTRKIRWLSGTMVLLAILTLLLPQALLPQAAAAQAQTSGIDAVLVADVSNSMNTSDRDKISNEAMKMFIDMLPVQGDKVGIVAYTDQVEREKAMLEIQSDADKSSLKDFIDQLGRGPYTDVSVGVAEAVNILNHGADPSHSPMIVLLADGNNDFNKTKGRTQAQSDADLAKAVKEAQDQGIPVYTIGLNADGKLNKNALADLAQQTGGKSFITDTPDDLPQILSEIFADHAKLNVVKLPSVTGNGSYQEVTVNVPNDSVLEANISIMSSKPVEVQLTDPSGQAVDLNSDAAKLSTSKSYSLVKLLKPQEGDWKLRVKGAPKDSIDINLLFNYDLQLVVDPIKTKSYTKGDKVDLAAKLENGGQPLQDNDLYTDMKATLVVKDVDTGKSEEQPLENTGSGFAGTFEVPDNHNYELIIRAEEDSFYRESAPITINASGAAGSGSQPTTSGGEQDKPFPWLPVILGVIALIVVGVGAWFLMGWLKRKNRGFVGQMVVEIRDENTGDKSYPQYKKLVSFRGRFHLHQLLQLDPELKETEKYVFTPSNGDRIIIRNTAGGTLEKSGRAVDASSGVELKNGDRLSIPLQQADKTILIEYLV from the coding sequence ATGCTGCGGACACGCAAAATACGCTGGCTCAGCGGAACGATGGTTCTGCTGGCAATTCTAACGCTACTGCTACCTCAAGCGTTGCTGCCACAAGCTGCAGCGGCTCAGGCACAGACGAGCGGAATTGATGCGGTACTTGTAGCCGATGTAAGTAACTCGATGAATACAAGTGACCGTGACAAGATCAGTAATGAAGCCATGAAAATGTTTATTGATATGCTGCCAGTCCAGGGGGACAAGGTAGGGATTGTCGCTTATACCGATCAGGTGGAGCGGGAAAAGGCTATGCTGGAGATTCAGTCCGATGCGGACAAGAGCAGCCTAAAGGATTTTATTGATCAGCTCGGCCGGGGGCCATATACCGATGTCTCAGTTGGTGTCGCCGAAGCCGTGAATATACTGAATCATGGTGCAGACCCATCCCACTCACCGATGATCGTGCTACTGGCGGATGGTAACAATGACTTTAACAAAACCAAAGGCCGTACACAGGCACAATCCGACGCTGATCTCGCGAAAGCCGTGAAGGAAGCACAGGATCAGGGTATTCCGGTATATACGATTGGACTGAACGCGGATGGCAAGCTGAACAAAAATGCACTCGCAGACCTGGCGCAGCAGACCGGAGGCAAGTCATTCATTACCGATACGCCGGATGATCTGCCACAGATTCTGAGTGAGATCTTCGCCGATCATGCCAAACTGAACGTGGTGAAGCTGCCCTCTGTAACAGGAAACGGCAGTTATCAGGAAGTTACCGTGAACGTACCGAATGATAGTGTACTGGAAGCGAACATCTCGATTATGTCCTCGAAGCCAGTGGAAGTGCAATTGACGGATCCTTCCGGACAAGCCGTGGATCTGAACTCGGATGCAGCCAAGCTCTCGACGTCGAAGAGTTATTCGCTTGTGAAGCTGTTAAAACCCCAAGAGGGAGACTGGAAACTTCGGGTAAAAGGGGCTCCAAAAGACAGCATCGATATCAACCTGTTGTTCAACTATGATCTTCAGCTCGTTGTGGACCCAATTAAGACCAAGTCCTATACCAAAGGGGACAAGGTTGATCTAGCAGCCAAACTGGAGAATGGCGGTCAGCCACTTCAGGATAATGATCTGTATACAGATATGAAGGCCACGCTGGTTGTGAAAGATGTAGATACAGGGAAAAGCGAGGAGCAACCGCTGGAAAACACAGGTTCTGGTTTTGCCGGAACGTTTGAAGTACCGGACAATCATAATTATGAGTTGATCATCCGTGCGGAAGAAGACAGCTTCTACCGTGAAAGTGCGCCAATCACGATTAATGCGAGCGGAGCAGCCGGAAGTGGATCTCAACCAACAACGTCAGGCGGTGAACAGGACAAGCCGTTTCCTTGGTTACCTGTCATCCTGGGTGTTATAGCCCTGATTGTGGTCGGTGTTGGTGCCTGGTTCCTGATGGGCTGGCTGAAACGCAAAAACCGGGGATTTGTAGGTCAGATGGTCGTGGAGATTCGTGATGAGAACACGGGAGACAAGTCCTATCCGCAATATAAAAAGCTGGTATCCTTCCGGGGCAGATTCCATCTGCATCAGTTGTTGCAACTGGACCCTGAACTGAAGGAAACCGAAAAATACGTATTTACGCCTAGCAATGGGGATCGAATTATAATCCGTAACACCGCAGGCGGTACGCTGGAGAAATCCGGTCGTGCAGTCGATGCAAGCTCAGGCGTTGAACTGAAGAACGGTGACCGACTGAGCATCCCGCTGCAACAGGCGGACAAAACGATTTTAATTGAGTATTTGGTGTAA